In a single window of the Saccharothrix australiensis genome:
- a CDS encoding aspartate aminotransferase family protein: MTTPGETGPGDRADADERADRLAELDMRAIIHPHTTIGAPDEPVIFTRGEGAVLWDVRGKSYLDGTCGLWQCPVGHGRAELAEAAAEQIRRLEFYSSFGDYSNEPAIRLADRLLRLAPPGLEKVFFTNGGSEGNETAIKLARLAHHHAGRPERTIILARTGGYHGMGGGSLAATGIDRLRQGFGPLLPDVEFLGRPHALHHDTDALVAELEQRIAELGADRIAAFIGEPVLGVGGMVPPPPDYWPRVQEVLRRNDILLVVDEIVTAFGRVGHWFAAERYGIEPDIVVTAKGLTSGYIPMGAVLVGRRVLDLVDGAWFPHGFTYNGHPVGAAVALANLDILEREGLPARASAVGDRIAAGLAPLAELDHVREVRGVGLMLGIELDRDASGVQSGARADGLIVRAAGNNVIISPPLVITDDQADALVRLVCEHVAAVGN, from the coding sequence ATGACGACCCCGGGGGAAACCGGTCCGGGCGACCGGGCCGACGCCGACGAGCGGGCGGACCGGCTCGCCGAGCTGGACATGCGCGCGATCATCCACCCGCACACCACGATCGGCGCGCCGGACGAGCCGGTGATCTTCACCCGCGGCGAGGGCGCGGTGCTGTGGGACGTGCGCGGCAAGTCCTACCTGGACGGCACGTGCGGCCTGTGGCAGTGCCCGGTCGGGCACGGGCGGGCGGAGCTGGCCGAGGCCGCCGCCGAGCAGATCCGGCGGCTGGAGTTCTACTCCTCCTTCGGCGACTACTCCAACGAGCCCGCCATCCGCCTGGCCGACCGGCTGCTGCGGCTCGCGCCGCCCGGCCTGGAGAAGGTGTTCTTCACCAACGGCGGCTCCGAGGGCAACGAGACCGCGATCAAGCTGGCCCGGCTGGCGCACCACCACGCCGGCCGACCGGAGCGGACGATCATCCTGGCCCGCACCGGCGGCTACCACGGCATGGGCGGCGGCTCGCTGGCCGCGACCGGCATCGACCGGCTCCGGCAGGGCTTCGGCCCGCTGCTGCCCGACGTCGAGTTCCTGGGCAGGCCGCACGCGCTCCACCACGACACCGACGCGCTGGTCGCCGAGTTGGAGCAGCGCATCGCCGAACTGGGCGCGGACCGGATCGCGGCGTTCATCGGCGAGCCCGTGCTCGGCGTCGGCGGCATGGTGCCGCCACCGCCGGACTACTGGCCGCGGGTGCAGGAAGTGCTGCGCCGCAACGACATCCTGCTCGTCGTGGACGAGATCGTGACGGCGTTCGGCCGGGTCGGGCACTGGTTCGCCGCCGAGCGCTACGGCATCGAGCCGGACATCGTCGTCACCGCGAAGGGGTTGACCAGCGGCTACATCCCGATGGGCGCGGTGCTGGTCGGGCGGCGGGTGCTCGACCTCGTCGACGGCGCGTGGTTCCCGCACGGCTTCACCTACAACGGCCACCCCGTCGGCGCGGCGGTGGCGCTGGCGAACCTGGACATCCTGGAGCGGGAGGGCCTGCCGGCGCGGGCCTCGGCGGTCGGCGACCGCATCGCCGCCGGGCTCGCGCCGCTGGCGGAGCTGGACCACGTGCGCGAGGTGCGCGGGGTCGGGCTGATGCTCGGCATCGAGCTGGACCGCGACGCCTCCGGCGTGCAGTCCGGCGCGCGGGCGGACGGGCTGATCGTCCGCGCCGCGGGCAACAACGTCATCATTTCGCCGCCGCTGGTCATCACCGACGACCAGGCGGACGCGCTCGTGCGCCTCGTGTGCGAGCACGTGGCCGCGGTCGGGAACTAG
- a CDS encoding ABC transporter ATP-binding protein has product MRPSTAATSTSHGIRISGVSKVFPGLSRPAVDDVSLDVAPGEFMTFLGPSGSGKTTTLSMIAGFTPLSAGSIRVDGEDISGLKPHKRDLGVVFQQYALFPHLTVAANVAFPLQQRKVSKADTAARVREALDLVGLADFADRLPRQLSGGQQQRVALARAVVYQPRALLMDEPLGALDKKLRDQLRREIARMHRELGMTFLFVTHDQEEALTLSDRIAVFNHGRVEQVGTPSELYERPSTLFVARFLGESNVFADDAEVVVVRPERLELHTEPGAVPDGRRQRKAVITEVVYVGNHHRIGLRFADGAEGSAMRLAGTALPAAPGESIVVSWHPRHQAAVPRPATTEGG; this is encoded by the coding sequence ATGAGGCCCTCGACCGCAGCGACGTCGACCAGTCACGGCATCCGGATCTCCGGGGTGTCCAAGGTGTTCCCCGGCCTGTCCCGGCCCGCGGTGGACGACGTCTCGCTGGACGTCGCGCCCGGCGAGTTCATGACCTTCCTGGGCCCGTCGGGCTCGGGCAAGACGACCACGCTGTCCATGATCGCCGGTTTCACGCCGCTGTCCGCCGGCTCGATCCGCGTCGACGGCGAGGACATCAGCGGGCTCAAGCCGCACAAGCGCGACCTCGGGGTGGTGTTCCAGCAGTACGCGCTGTTCCCGCACCTGACCGTGGCCGCGAACGTCGCCTTCCCGTTGCAGCAGCGCAAGGTGTCCAAAGCGGACACGGCGGCCAGGGTGCGGGAGGCGCTGGACCTGGTCGGGCTGGCCGACTTCGCCGACCGCCTGCCGCGGCAGCTGTCCGGCGGCCAGCAGCAGCGGGTGGCGCTGGCCCGCGCGGTGGTGTACCAGCCGCGCGCCCTGCTGATGGACGAGCCGCTGGGCGCGCTGGACAAGAAGCTGCGCGACCAGCTCCGGCGGGAGATCGCGCGGATGCACCGCGAGCTGGGCATGACGTTCCTGTTCGTCACGCACGACCAGGAGGAGGCGCTGACGCTGTCGGACCGGATCGCGGTGTTCAACCACGGTCGGGTCGAGCAGGTCGGCACCCCGAGCGAGCTGTACGAGCGGCCCAGCACGTTGTTCGTGGCCCGGTTCCTCGGCGAGTCCAACGTGTTCGCCGACGACGCCGAGGTGGTCGTGGTCCGCCCCGAGCGGCTGGAGCTGCACACCGAGCCCGGCGCGGTGCCCGACGGCCGCCGGCAGCGCAAGGCCGTGATCACCGAGGTCGTCTACGTGGGCAACCACCACCGGATCGGGCTGCGGTTCGCCGACGGCGCGGAGGGTTCGGCGATGCGCCTGGCCGGCACCGCGCTCCCCGCCGCGCCGGGCGAGTCGATCGTGGTGAGCTGGCACCCGCGCCACCAGGCCGCCGTGCCCCGGCCGGCCACCACCGAGGGAGGGTGA
- a CDS encoding extracellular solute-binding protein, protein MRRPWIGAALVALLLTSCGGGGEVRSLTFVSYGKGAYQEGQEKAFLEPFRKQSGVRVTLDGPSDNAKLRAMVGAGRVTWDVVDTDAFMAREHCGTLLEKIDVGDLEGSFPPGTLSDCGVPTALFGLMLMYNGNTYGADPPTSLADFFDPAKFPGKRVIYAKDPAIGQLEAALLADGVPPDGLYPLDVDRALKVYDRVRHDLTLAQTYGQQQQAMVDDQADMALVVSARAYSTLKAGGTQWQRVRTKVPVTWDVLVVPKGSRNKDLAQELIRFASRPEPGARFAELSGAGAANTGAAPELNDVQRRIDVLGADHAEDRVFIDADWWTANYSEVVRAWTAWQTS, encoded by the coding sequence GTGCGTCGACCCTGGATCGGGGCGGCCCTCGTCGCCCTGCTGCTGACGTCGTGCGGCGGCGGGGGCGAGGTCCGGTCGCTGACCTTCGTGTCCTACGGCAAGGGCGCTTACCAGGAGGGGCAGGAAAAGGCGTTCCTGGAACCGTTCCGGAAGCAGAGCGGCGTCAGGGTCACGCTGGACGGGCCTTCGGACAACGCCAAGCTGCGCGCGATGGTGGGCGCGGGCCGGGTCACGTGGGACGTCGTGGACACCGACGCGTTCATGGCCCGCGAGCACTGCGGCACGCTGCTGGAGAAGATCGACGTCGGCGACCTGGAGGGCAGCTTCCCGCCCGGCACGCTGTCGGACTGCGGCGTGCCGACGGCGCTGTTCGGGCTCATGCTGATGTACAACGGCAACACCTACGGCGCGGACCCGCCGACCTCGCTCGCCGACTTCTTCGACCCGGCGAAGTTCCCCGGCAAGCGCGTGATCTACGCCAAGGACCCGGCCATCGGCCAGTTGGAGGCCGCGCTGCTCGCCGACGGCGTGCCGCCGGACGGGCTGTACCCGCTGGACGTCGACCGGGCGCTGAAGGTCTACGACCGCGTCCGCCACGACCTGACGCTGGCGCAGACCTACGGTCAGCAGCAGCAGGCGATGGTGGACGACCAGGCGGACATGGCGCTGGTGGTCAGCGCGCGGGCGTACTCGACGCTCAAGGCCGGCGGCACGCAGTGGCAGCGCGTGCGGACCAAGGTGCCGGTGACGTGGGACGTGCTGGTGGTGCCCAAGGGCAGCCGGAACAAGGACCTCGCGCAGGAGCTGATCCGGTTCGCCTCGCGGCCGGAGCCGGGCGCGCGGTTCGCCGAGCTGTCCGGCGCGGGCGCGGCCAACACGGGTGCCGCGCCCGAGCTGAACGACGTGCAGCGGCGGATCGACGTGCTCGGCGCGGACCACGCCGAGGACCGGGTGTTCATCGACGCGGACTGGTGGACCGCCAACTACAGCGAGGTCGTCCGGGCCTGGACGGCCTGGCAGACGAGCTGA
- a CDS encoding alcohol dehydrogenase catalytic domain-containing protein: MRAAVLQRDGVDGIAVRDEVSTVDVTDVLVRARVRAAGVCRSDLSAATGRLGLTPPVVLGHEAAGEVPAVGPAAGGVEAGGVEVGDRVMVSWVPQCGGCAACRRGQPELCGYGARPEYRRPRFVVDGAPVAAQAGCGAFAEEIVVTRHNPVPLPDGVPFGIGALVSCGVATGVGAVRNTAAPAAGSSAVVIGCGGVGMAVVQAARAAGASAVPAVDPVAAKREPAVELGATDAVPPAGPAAAVVPFTARELYASGRRLVGSVFGSGDVRRDFPRVIESWRAGELRLERLINDRIGLADVPAALEALRAGSAPRSVVVL; encoded by the coding sequence ATGCGTGCGGCGGTGTTGCAGCGCGACGGGGTGGACGGGATCGCGGTTCGGGACGAGGTGTCCACTGTGGACGTGACGGACGTGCTGGTGCGGGCTCGGGTGCGGGCCGCCGGGGTGTGCCGCTCCGACCTGTCGGCGGCCACCGGCCGGCTCGGGCTGACCCCGCCGGTCGTGCTCGGCCACGAGGCCGCCGGCGAGGTGCCGGCGGTCGGGCCGGCGGCGGGCGGTGTCGAGGCGGGCGGTGTCGAGGTGGGCGACCGGGTGATGGTGTCGTGGGTGCCGCAGTGCGGCGGGTGCGCGGCGTGCCGGCGCGGGCAGCCGGAGCTGTGCGGGTATGGTGCGCGACCGGAGTACCGCCGGCCGCGGTTCGTGGTCGACGGCGCGCCGGTGGCGGCGCAGGCGGGGTGCGGCGCGTTCGCCGAGGAGATCGTGGTGACCCGGCACAACCCGGTGCCGCTGCCGGACGGGGTGCCGTTCGGGATCGGCGCGCTGGTGAGCTGCGGGGTGGCCACCGGGGTCGGCGCGGTCCGCAACACCGCGGCGCCGGCGGCGGGGTCCAGCGCGGTGGTGATCGGGTGCGGCGGCGTCGGGATGGCGGTCGTGCAGGCCGCCCGCGCCGCCGGCGCGTCGGCGGTGCCGGCGGTGGACCCCGTCGCGGCCAAGCGGGAGCCGGCGGTGGAGCTGGGCGCGACCGACGCCGTGCCGCCGGCCGGGCCGGCCGCCGCGGTGGTGCCGTTCACCGCCCGCGAGCTGTACGCGAGCGGCCGGCGGCTGGTGGGCTCGGTGTTCGGCTCCGGCGACGTGCGCCGGGACTTCCCGCGCGTGATCGAGTCGTGGCGCGCCGGGGAACTGCGGTTGGAACGCCTGATCAACGACCGGATCGGGTTGGCCGACGTGCCTGCCGCGCTGGAGGCGCTGCGGGCGGGCTCGGCGCCGCGCTCGGTGGTGGTGCTCTGA
- a CDS encoding ABC transporter permease produces MPSAPVKRPAALGWGLRLWVAGVAALLLAPTLVVIPMSLGAGETFEFPPREWSLRWYEEFFSSPQWMSSVVTSAQVAALTAVLATLLGVAAAIGLDRGRYPGRELLRSAMMAPMVVPGIVVAVAIYGAFLRWHLNGTLLGFVLAHTVLAVPFVVTSVATSLAGYDRTVEVAAASLGASGWAVLRRVTLPLLMPGVASGFVFAFVTSLDEVVIALFLQTPDTRTLPVQMYDSITLEIDPTIAAASSLIVVVTTAALLLPQLARRRRSEP; encoded by the coding sequence GTGCCTAGCGCGCCGGTGAAGCGGCCGGCCGCGCTCGGCTGGGGCCTGCGGTTGTGGGTGGCCGGGGTGGCGGCGCTGCTGCTCGCGCCGACCCTGGTGGTCATCCCGATGAGCCTCGGCGCGGGCGAGACCTTCGAGTTCCCGCCGCGGGAGTGGTCGCTGCGCTGGTACGAGGAGTTCTTCTCGTCGCCGCAGTGGATGTCGTCGGTGGTCACCTCGGCGCAGGTGGCGGCGCTCACGGCGGTGCTGGCCACGCTGCTCGGGGTGGCCGCCGCGATCGGGCTGGACCGGGGCCGGTACCCCGGCCGCGAGCTGCTCCGCTCGGCCATGATGGCGCCGATGGTCGTGCCCGGCATCGTGGTCGCGGTGGCGATCTACGGCGCGTTCCTGCGCTGGCACCTCAACGGCACGCTGCTGGGGTTCGTGCTGGCGCACACCGTGCTGGCGGTGCCGTTCGTGGTCACGTCGGTGGCGACCAGCCTGGCGGGCTACGACCGCACGGTGGAGGTGGCCGCCGCGAGCCTGGGCGCGTCCGGCTGGGCGGTGCTGCGCCGGGTCACGCTGCCGCTGCTGATGCCCGGTGTGGCGTCGGGGTTCGTGTTCGCGTTCGTCACCTCGCTGGACGAGGTCGTGATCGCGCTGTTCCTCCAGACCCCGGACACCCGCACGCTGCCCGTGCAGATGTACGACTCGATCACGCTGGAGATCGACCCCACCATCGCCGCGGCGTCCAGCCTGATCGTCGTGGTCACCACCGCGGCGCTGCTGCTGCCGCAACTCGCCCGCCGACGCCGGAGTGAACCATGA
- a CDS encoding ABC transporter permease — MTATTTTTTTTGPAPAAGPERVRRGAAGWALLPAVAVLLVFFCYPLATIVWSSFTEPTAGLGNYAALFTDGVSVTVLLRTLRTALVVALVALVVAYPYAYAMTRVSRRTRAVLTVLVLLPFWTSVMARNFAWYLLEQRGGLIDRFFAALGFDGVVLLGSVTGVTVAMVQVMLPFMVLPLYSNLSSIDLRLMDAATSLGASRPKSFARVYLPLSLPGVVSGFSLVFIVTLGFFVTPALLGTPQQSLVSQVIETRVGDLLDFPGAGALGAVLLVVTLVVLFAVSRIARPTAALDRAVDRA; from the coding sequence ATGACGGCGACCACGACGACCACGACGACCACCGGGCCCGCGCCGGCGGCCGGACCGGAGCGGGTGCGGCGCGGCGCGGCCGGGTGGGCCCTGCTGCCCGCGGTCGCGGTGCTGCTGGTGTTCTTCTGCTACCCGCTGGCCACCATCGTGTGGAGCAGCTTCACCGAGCCGACCGCCGGCCTGGGCAACTACGCGGCGCTGTTCACCGACGGCGTCTCGGTGACCGTGCTGCTGCGAACCCTGCGCACCGCGCTGGTCGTGGCCCTGGTGGCGCTGGTCGTCGCCTACCCGTACGCGTACGCGATGACCAGGGTGTCCCGGCGCACCAGGGCGGTGCTGACGGTGCTGGTGCTGCTGCCGTTCTGGACGTCGGTGATGGCGCGCAACTTCGCCTGGTACCTGCTGGAGCAGCGCGGCGGGCTGATCGACCGGTTCTTCGCGGCCCTGGGCTTCGACGGTGTGGTGCTGCTCGGCAGCGTCACCGGCGTCACCGTGGCGATGGTGCAGGTGATGCTGCCGTTCATGGTGCTGCCGCTGTACAGCAACCTCAGCTCCATCGACCTGCGGCTGATGGACGCGGCGACCAGCCTCGGCGCGAGCCGGCCGAAGTCCTTCGCGCGGGTGTACCTGCCGCTGTCGCTGCCCGGCGTGGTGTCCGGGTTCTCGCTGGTGTTCATCGTGACGCTCGGGTTCTTCGTGACACCGGCGCTGCTGGGCACGCCGCAGCAGTCGCTGGTGTCGCAGGTGATCGAGACCAGGGTCGGCGACCTGCTGGACTTCCCCGGCGCGGGCGCGCTGGGCGCGGTCCTGCTGGTGGTGACGCTCGTGGTGCTGTTCGCGGTGAGCCGGATCGCCCGGCCCACCGCGGCGCTGGACCGGGCGGTGGACCGTGCCTAG
- a CDS encoding aminotransferase class III-fold pyridoxal phosphate-dependent enzyme: protein MSATDERYRRITAGVPVLDDGRLREVLDACFGVSVVGSRPLAGETDRNLWVADASGAEYVFKVCSAADLGAVRFQNALLRHLAEHAPDLPVPRVVAARAGSGGAGNGRAEGGRPRSGGRGDTRAESGRAPDPDDVVVVPGAPDLVARLLTWLPGTPLAEVGAPSAELLADVGAVAGRLAAATVAWRHPEPPAPHYWEFPHAATALADALPAVADPALRAAITRIQADHVPSLAALADLPQGVVHHDLNAFNLLVGPGPRRRVVGVIDFGDAQRAARVADLAILCAAAMRGRPEPMRVAAAIVAAYHRACPLTGPEVELLHPLLAIRAATVAATAARLDAARGHGDPRHRSPAAADLVRVLAGTPAEFGVARFRHACGLPAPARHVAVGDWLARNPVGPLVDATPVPVDLTAGSAVFDDVDPRDPAAVFTASTAAIDALRPAVVDALRPAVVVGRYGEPRFTAEGGAVTSGLDLFAEAGVRVSAPLAGTAEQPPPGVNLLLRHEPADGVRFWTLYTGLSTVVSPGDAVGVAQPIGVVGPDARLLVRVSAVPVGAWRAVPAEVPSADAPVWQELLPDPTPLLGARDAVSPWRSSTARTLAARRKHLPHTHPTYFSAPITMVRARDCRFYDEHGRGYLDALNNVTLLGHGHPRLVEAAGRQLRRLNTNSRFVYDVLTEYAEALTATLPDGLDVVYFLNSGSEANDLALRMARYVTGRDDVVIIDDAYHGYTATVADVSPSRYKHYGKPDTTHPTPVPDRYRGAYGYDDPHAGAKYARHVTDTFDRLAAEGRPPAAFLYEGLLAGGGQVVLPPGYLAPIHAEARRHGAFTIADEVQVGFGRLGEAFWGFQTQGVVPDFVTMGKAMGNGFPVSALVTTREISAAFDRTGRFFSTYGGNPVACAVGLELLRVLEEERLQDNAATVGRYLRDGLAALADRHGLIGDVRGQGFYSGVEFVLDRGTKEPAAAETLVVCERLKEEGVLVYPTGPAWNILKLKPPLTFTRAHADELVAALDRVLEAGW, encoded by the coding sequence ATGTCGGCCACCGACGAGCGCTACCGGCGGATCACGGCGGGCGTGCCGGTGCTCGACGACGGCCGCCTGCGCGAGGTGCTGGACGCCTGCTTCGGGGTGTCCGTCGTGGGCAGTCGTCCGCTGGCCGGCGAGACGGACCGGAACCTGTGGGTGGCGGACGCGTCGGGCGCGGAGTACGTGTTCAAGGTGTGCTCGGCGGCGGACCTGGGCGCGGTGCGGTTCCAGAACGCCCTGCTGCGGCACCTGGCCGAGCACGCGCCGGACCTGCCGGTGCCGCGCGTGGTCGCCGCCCGCGCGGGAAGCGGTGGCGCCGGGAACGGCCGTGCGGAAGGCGGTCGTCCCCGGAGCGGTGGCAGGGGGGACACCCGCGCGGAGAGCGGTCGCGCGCCGGACCCGGACGACGTCGTCGTCGTGCCCGGCGCGCCGGACCTCGTCGCCCGGTTGCTCACCTGGTTGCCGGGCACACCCCTGGCCGAGGTGGGCGCGCCGTCGGCGGAACTGCTCGCCGACGTCGGCGCGGTCGCGGGCCGGTTGGCCGCCGCCACCGTCGCGTGGCGGCACCCGGAACCGCCCGCGCCTCACTACTGGGAGTTCCCGCACGCCGCCACCGCGCTCGCCGACGCCCTGCCCGCCGTCGCCGACCCGGCGCTGCGCGCGGCGATCACCCGGATCCAGGCCGACCACGTGCCGTCGCTGGCCGCGCTCGCGGACCTGCCGCAGGGCGTGGTCCACCACGACCTCAACGCGTTCAACCTGCTCGTCGGGCCCGGCCCGCGCCGGCGGGTGGTCGGGGTCATCGACTTCGGTGACGCCCAGCGCGCGGCCCGCGTCGCCGACCTCGCGATCCTCTGCGCCGCCGCCATGCGCGGCCGGCCCGAGCCGATGCGCGTGGCCGCCGCGATCGTCGCCGCCTACCACCGGGCGTGCCCGCTCACCGGGCCCGAGGTGGAGCTGCTGCACCCGCTGCTGGCGATCCGGGCGGCCACCGTCGCCGCCACCGCCGCCCGCCTGGACGCCGCCCGGGGCCACGGCGACCCGCGGCACCGCTCGCCGGCGGCGGCCGACCTGGTGCGGGTGCTGGCCGGGACGCCTGCCGAGTTCGGCGTCGCCCGCTTCCGGCACGCCTGCGGGCTGCCCGCACCCGCCCGGCACGTGGCCGTCGGCGACTGGCTCGCCCGCAACCCGGTCGGGCCGCTGGTCGACGCGACGCCGGTCCCGGTCGACCTCACGGCGGGCAGCGCGGTCTTCGACGACGTCGACCCCCGCGACCCGGCCGCCGTGTTCACCGCCTCGACGGCGGCGATCGACGCGCTGCGCCCGGCGGTGGTCGACGCGCTGCGCCCGGCGGTGGTCGTCGGCCGGTACGGCGAGCCGCGGTTCACCGCCGAGGGCGGCGCGGTCACCAGCGGGCTCGACCTGTTCGCCGAAGCGGGCGTGCGGGTGTCCGCGCCGCTGGCGGGTACCGCCGAGCAGCCCCCGCCGGGCGTCAACCTCCTGCTCCGGCACGAACCCGCCGACGGGGTCCGCTTCTGGACCCTCTACACCGGACTGTCCACAGTGGTCTCACCGGGCGACGCGGTCGGGGTGGCGCAGCCGATCGGCGTGGTCGGCCCGGACGCGCGCCTGCTGGTGCGGGTGTCGGCCGTGCCGGTCGGCGCGTGGCGCGCGGTGCCCGCCGAGGTGCCGTCCGCGGACGCCCCGGTCTGGCAGGAGCTGCTGCCCGACCCGACCCCGCTGCTCGGCGCGCGGGACGCCGTGTCCCCGTGGCGGTCGTCGACCGCGCGCACCCTGGCGGCCAGGCGGAAGCACCTGCCGCACACCCACCCGACGTACTTCAGCGCGCCGATCACGATGGTGCGCGCCAGGGACTGCCGGTTCTACGACGAGCACGGCCGCGGCTACCTCGACGCGCTGAACAACGTGACGCTGCTCGGGCACGGCCACCCCAGGCTGGTCGAGGCGGCCGGCCGCCAGTTGCGGCGGCTCAACACCAACAGCAGGTTCGTCTACGACGTGCTGACCGAGTACGCCGAGGCGCTGACCGCCACCCTGCCGGACGGCCTGGACGTGGTGTACTTCCTCAACTCCGGCAGCGAGGCCAACGACCTCGCGCTGCGCATGGCCCGCTACGTCACCGGCCGCGACGACGTGGTGATCATCGACGACGCCTACCACGGCTACACCGCGACCGTCGCGGACGTGAGCCCGTCCCGGTACAAGCACTACGGCAAGCCGGACACCACGCACCCGACGCCGGTGCCGGACCGCTACCGCGGCGCGTACGGCTACGACGACCCGCACGCGGGCGCGAAGTACGCCCGCCACGTCACCGACACCTTCGACCGGCTCGCGGCCGAGGGCCGGCCGCCGGCGGCGTTCCTGTACGAGGGGCTGCTGGCGGGCGGCGGGCAGGTCGTGCTGCCGCCCGGCTACCTCGCGCCGATCCACGCCGAGGCGCGGCGGCACGGCGCGTTCACCATCGCCGACGAGGTGCAGGTCGGGTTCGGCCGGCTCGGCGAGGCGTTCTGGGGCTTCCAGACCCAGGGCGTCGTGCCGGACTTCGTGACGATGGGCAAGGCGATGGGCAACGGGTTCCCGGTCTCGGCCCTCGTCACCACCAGGGAGATCTCCGCGGCGTTCGACCGCACCGGCCGGTTCTTCTCCACCTACGGCGGCAACCCCGTCGCCTGCGCGGTCGGCCTGGAACTGCTGCGCGTGCTGGAGGAGGAGCGCTTGCAGGACAACGCGGCCACCGTCGGCCGGTACCTGCGCGACGGGCTCGCCGCGCTGGCCGACCGGCACGGGCTGATCGGCGACGTGCGCGGGCAGGGCTTCTACAGCGGCGTGGAGTTCGTCCTCGACCGGGGCACCAAGGAACCCGCGGCGGCGGAGACGCTGGTCGTCTGCGAGCGGCTGAAGGAGGAGGGCGTGCTGGTGTACCCGACCGGACCGGCTTGGAACATCCTCAAGCTGAAGCCACCGCTGACGTTCACCAGGGCGCACGCGGACGAGCTGGTCGCGGCGCTGGACCGCGTCCTGGAAGCGGGGTGGTGA
- a CDS encoding ABC transporter substrate-binding protein, whose product MRRSITTGCLASVLALAAACGASGPGTPTLTFVSTGSSFQDNQKTAWQQPFTTETGTAFRNDGPVDEAKLRTMVEAGKVTWDAVDTSAAAAEQYCGTYLEKLDFSVVDRTAFPPETVGECGVPAYYYSIIFMYDTRKFGANPPTRIADFFDPVRFPGRRIVPPEVAAGLLEDALLADGVPAERLYPLDVDRALRKLDVIKGVTTFAKTYGQVQQSMVDGQVDLALVSTARAHQALKAGAPFEPVWDKTIVNWNDLVVPKGSANRDLAMRFIAFTGRPEQSARFSELASVQPVHEGVKPAFDDVQRRIDAFSPEHRHSVVLGNAKWWAGNFDAVTRKFTAWTAG is encoded by the coding sequence GTGCGTCGAAGTATCACCACCGGATGTCTCGCCTCGGTCCTCGCGCTCGCGGCGGCCTGCGGCGCGAGCGGACCGGGCACGCCCACGCTCACCTTCGTGTCCACCGGCAGCTCCTTCCAGGACAACCAGAAGACCGCGTGGCAGCAACCGTTCACGACCGAGACCGGCACCGCGTTCCGCAACGACGGCCCGGTGGACGAGGCCAAGCTGCGGACGATGGTGGAGGCCGGGAAGGTCACGTGGGACGCGGTGGACACCAGCGCCGCCGCGGCCGAGCAGTACTGCGGCACCTACCTGGAGAAGCTGGACTTCTCGGTGGTCGACCGCACCGCCTTCCCGCCGGAGACGGTCGGCGAGTGCGGGGTGCCCGCGTACTACTACAGCATCATCTTCATGTACGACACGAGGAAGTTCGGCGCGAACCCGCCGACGAGGATCGCCGACTTCTTCGACCCGGTGCGCTTCCCCGGCCGCCGGATCGTGCCGCCGGAGGTCGCGGCCGGCCTGCTGGAGGACGCGCTGCTCGCCGACGGCGTGCCGGCCGAGCGGCTGTACCCGCTCGACGTCGACCGCGCGCTGCGCAAGCTCGACGTGATCAAGGGCGTCACCACGTTCGCCAAGACCTACGGGCAGGTCCAGCAGTCGATGGTGGACGGCCAGGTGGACCTGGCGCTGGTGTCCACGGCGCGGGCGCACCAGGCGCTCAAGGCGGGCGCGCCCTTCGAACCGGTGTGGGACAAGACGATCGTCAACTGGAACGACCTGGTGGTGCCCAAGGGCTCCGCCAACCGGGACCTCGCGATGCGGTTCATCGCGTTCACCGGGCGGCCCGAGCAGTCCGCCCGGTTCTCCGAGCTGGCCTCGGTGCAGCCGGTGCACGAGGGCGTCAAACCCGCCTTCGACGACGTGCAGCGCCGCATCGACGCGTTCTCCCCGGAGCACCGGCACAGCGTGGTGCTGGGCAACGCGAAGTGGTGGGCCGGGAACTTCGACGCGGTGACGCGGAAGTTCACCGCCTGGACGGCCGGGTGA